The nucleotide window ACGCAGAAATCGAAGTAGTAAGACCAATGCACAACACCGAGTTCTGTGAAAACTGCACAAGACTCAGAGTCACAAGCTGTGGAGAATTCAAACCTTGCCTAATGAGAGAAGACAACCACGTACCATTCAACGGAAACATGGAAAAATCCCTACTAAAAGCAATAAACCAAAGAAAACCCTACTTCTAAAAAAACCAAATAAAATTATTAATCAACATTGATGACAGAAACAATATTGTTAATACTTGGTATAGCTGTTTTAACATACATTGGAAGTGGCATTGGAACTTTAACTGGCTTCGGGACCTCTACAATAATGGTCCCAGTCCTAGTCCTTTTCCTACCACTACCAACCGTATTACTGTTAGTTGGAATCATACATTGGTTTACAGATATCTGGAAAATAGGTTTGTTCAAAGAAGGAATTGAATGGCATTTAATACTACTTTTTGGAGTCCCAGGAATAATCACCACCTACTTAAGCGCTCGATTGGTCTTTGAACTACCACTAACAATATTAACCAGATTGTTAGGCCTACTATTAATTTTTTATGTTCTATATCTACTTTATAACCCTAAATCCAGTTTGCCTAGAAACAAAGGAACTGCTTTAGCAGGAGGCGCTA belongs to Methanonatronarchaeum sp. AMET-Sl and includes:
- a CDS encoding sulfite exporter TauE/SafE family protein, producing MTETILLILGIAVLTYIGSGIGTLTGFGTSTIMVPVLVLFLPLPTVLLLVGIIHWFTDIWKIGLFKEGIEWHLILLFGVPGIITTYLSARLVFELPLTILTRLLGLLLIFYVLYLLYNPKSSLPRNKGTALAGGAIYGVLAGIFGIGGAVRGAFLTAYNLPKSTYIATTGAISLAIDTTRITTYIDGGASLTTPLLIGLLIFIPTSYYGSKTAEKIVRKTPKNKFRKIIAIFLLIIGIQLLIAPTL